ccctgcttatttcagcaagacaatgccaagccacgtgttacaacgtggcttcatggtaaaagagtgcgggtactagactggcctacctcctattgaaaatgtgtggctcattatattaacggagactccggactgttgaacaacttaagctgtacatcaagcaaaaatgggacataattccacctgaaaagcttaaaaaatatgaatgtcagttcccaaaagtttactcAGTGttttttaaaggaaaggccatgtaacacagtggtaaaaatgcccctgtgacaatttttttgcattgtgttgctgccattaaattttaagttaatgactatttgcaaaacaaaacaaaaaaagacgtcgttcagttggaacatcaaaaatcttgccttggcagtctattcaaatgaatataaattgaaaaggaattgcaaatcattgtattctgtttttatttacgaattacacaacgtgccaacttcactggttttgggtttgtattACAGTAGTGATCTGCTGGTATACAGTAGCAGAAAAAAAAGGTACGTCATTGTTATTTTGCAGTACAAATAAACGATTCAATCACATAGTCTTTGACTTCTTAATCTAAAACTTGTCAACCACAGGGCCACACGTTAGCTTAAGGCCCACCTGGTCTTGGTCATGTCTTGGCCTGATCATTCATTTGTTTACAACACGAAGTCCTCGACATCTGAGACTCGGAATCTTCACCCACAGCCAACCGCTAACTTTTCAGCTTTCCACTCAGATGCACAAACAGCTTGCTCGCCTCCAAACACGTATTCTGTTTTTGGCGCTCGTAACTTGATGAGCAACCGTCTGTGGAGTATCCCTATCTCACCTCTCACAAGATGCAGTTGCCATAGTGACAGTGTGGCGGACCGCGGGAGTAAGTAGGTTGTTGACGGGTGAGCCGGGGGCCGGGAGGCAAAGATGAGGTGGCCGTCAAAAGGGTTCATTTTGAAGCTGATCATTTTTTTTGCAGGAGAATTATCGGCGCTCCCCCGCACTTCTCGCTGAATGAAACAAGAATGCAAGATGTGAGACACATTCCAACACTCAGGCACACAAAGACCTCGACAAATAAACACATTCTCCCATGCAACGCGGAGCAACATGGCACGCAGAGCGGCAGTTGCGCAGTTCTCGCCTCTTTTGACAAATATTTGGTTGGCACGGACGCAACTCTAGAATCCTCAACAACTGCTGCTTCTCTGTCAGCTTTTGGGTGGGTGGTGACCAGCTTTGACTGTCACTGGGGGAGCGAGCACTGCCGCCTGTGggagtatttgtgtgtgtgccgCTGTGTGGAAAGCAAGGTTGTTTGTGAGGAAGGTGCTTCATAGTACACGTCTATAGAATACCCGCGGGTGTCGTGGGGGTGTTTTATGAAaatgctaggggaacatattcccaTCATCATTCGAGAGCCAGACATGAAAACTAACTCAGTTGTGAGTGATTTCCGTGTGCGTGTGCAATGCCTTCGCTTCATTAGCTGTATTTTTAGCGCACATGTGGGAGTGATGTGTTTGAATGAAACCAGTTGGCCAGTTTCATTCCCACCGCAGTGCACTTAGGCGATGACTAATTAGCCACGGTGATCACAAGTAAACTTAGAGTTTTGCGAGTTGATTATACTTCTGATGATCTCTCCTATGTTTTCTCTTTCCTAGGTGAGTGCAGCTTCAGTCCGGATAGATCCCCAAAGATCTGGCAGTGATGCTGTGTCGTAGCCGGCCCTTCTGTCTGTGCCCCTCGATCTCCCAAGAGGCCCATGTGACCTAGCCTACACCCACACATAGGGGCCCTCACTGCCTCTGGAGCCCACCCATGAATCCTATCCCCGACCGCGGCAAAGAATGCCTCCCCCCTAAGAAGAGGGAGTCCCGGCAAGGGTCGTTTGAACACCATCTTCCTCCACCGGGAGAATTTAAGCCCCCTGTGCCACTCCGGAGTTGGTCTAACGCAGGGCGAGGGGAGGGCAACAGGGAGGTCGGCGCCAGGCAGCGAGCTCTGACTACCCTGAGCCCCCATCTACTCCACACACCTCCGCCCCTGCCGACTCCAAGCCCCCTAACCCTGCCATGGCCTCTGAGCTACCCCTCATCTGTGTCACTTCCTCTCTTTCAAGGGCATGTTATGGAGAGGAGAGGCTCTGGGTCGCCACTTCCTCACCACTCCAGGTGGCTTCGAGCAGAAGGGCCCCACTCGTCCCCGTCCTCCGCTTCCTCCTTTAAAACTCCTTTTCCAGCTGATTCTCGAGAAATGTGGTCCTACGTTAACAACGACCGAAGAGATTACAGCTCCTCACTCTTCTCCCCATCGTACTTGTTTGGTCATACCTCTCTCTACCCTCAAGAGCCAAGTTTAGTTAAAACCAGGAGCAGATACTTAGGGAAGAGGCCCAATGGATTGGATGGGCAGGGCAACAGAACTGCCACTACCTCTGGGCCTTTCCTCACAGGAGATTATGGACACGATTGCAGCAGAATTAGTTTGGATACAAGTCCACAAAGCTCCCAGACTAATGGTGGACAAAGACAGCAGGAAGATCTGACACCTGAAGCCCAATCCATGGGTTTGTTTTCCTCGGACTCTAAAGCTCAGGAGGGCCATGAACCACATTTCTCACTGCAGGACAAACATCAGCAAGGAATAGTGACCAGCCATCATGCTGTGGGACCAGACCCGTGGGTGTGTAGAGGAGGCTACCTGGATGCCGCGGGCGCCCCAGGAACTGAAGCCCACATCTATTACTCCTTGGGATCCGTTTTCCAGCCAAGCCCTCAGGCTCCCCATTCCTACCCGCCCTACAGTCCCTCAGGAATACCACTGTACAACCTGCAAGTAAAACCAGACCCAAAGACGCACAATCCAAGAAACTTACCCCACTTGTCCGAGGGTCTGCTGAACAGCCATGACTGGTCCCAAAGAGACCATGACAGAGACCAAAACAAAGACCAAGAAAAGAGCAAGGAGCGAGGTAAAGAAAAGGAGAAGCACCTGAAACATAACAGGGATCATGTTCACGCCTCTACCCCTGCTCTTCACTGGTCTCCCCCTGCGCTCCTACCTCACTTCACAAAGGGTTCGCTAATTGAGCTGGCCAGTGGGCAGTTGAAACAGGTGGAGGAGCTGCGGACTGAAGACTTTCTAAGGAGCGCTGATACGTCCCCAGAGCTCCACCTGAGCACCTGCACTGTGCTGCTCATTTCCCCCAGCAGTGCACAGGGCATCAGTCACCTGCAGGTCCATCTCAAAGAACGCAACACTCAGGTGAGCTGCGAAAAAGTAGTCGATGAATGACTCTTGTATTGACCGTTGAGGTAGTACAGAACTTCCAAGACCAGTTTATAAGTTTAGTATCAACACTTGTCAGCCATACGTTCTTTTCAAATGTGTGTGACCCTTTTCTGCTTTCATCCAGGAGTTACTGAAAGTCTTGGTGGAGTATCCATTTTTTGTGCAGGACCACGGCTGGTCCTCTTGTTGCCCCCAGAGAACCGCAGAGCTCTATGGCCTTTCCTGTCGTCAACTCACAGAGGGAGATGTTTGCCTTGCTCTCACCCCGACACCCAAGCAACTCCACCGGACACATTCGTCCAGAGTCCCACGCGCACACCCCCTGACCAGGGCTGCAGTGGGAGGACCTTGCAGTTGGCACAGGGAGAAGATGCCGCCTCCTCCCCCTCCACCCCCTTTAACCCTACACCTGCCCACTATAGGGCCAAAGAATGCTCGGGCTGCAGAACCCCAGACTCAGGAGCCCACGCGCCCTCGGAAACGGCGCTGGTCAGCACCTGACGTTCTTCCCTCGACAGGAACCGACAAACGCCTCATGGATTTACCTCAAGGCTCCAAGCTGATGAAGTGGCAGTAGAAACTTGCAGACGTGTGTACGCTCCACGGTTCTGTGGGGCCCACTACG
The DNA window shown above is from Nerophis ophidion isolate RoL-2023_Sa linkage group LG06, RoL_Noph_v1.0, whole genome shotgun sequence and carries:
- the LOC133554303 gene encoding uncharacterized protein LOC133554303, yielding MNPIPDRGKECLPPKKRESRQGSFEHHLPPPGEFKPPVPLRSWSNAGRGEGNREVGARQRALTTLSPHLLHTPPPLPTPSPLTLPWPLSYPSSVSLPLFQGHVMERRGSGSPLPHHSRWLRAEGPHSSPSSASSFKTPFPADSREMWSYVNNDRRDYSSSLFSPSYLFGHTSLYPQEPSLVKTRSRYLGKRPNGLDGQGNRTATTSGPFLTGDYGHDCSRISLDTSPQSSQTNGGQRQQEDLTPEAQSMGLFSSDSKAQEGHEPHFSLQDKHQQGIVTSHHAVGPDPWVCRGGYLDAAGAPGTEAHIYYSLGSVFQPSPQAPHSYPPYSPSGIPLYNLQVKPDPKTHNPRNLPHLSEGLLNSHDWSQRDHDRDQNKDQEKSKERGKEKEKHLKHNRDHVHASTPALHWSPPALLPHFTKGSLIELASGQLKQVEELRTEDFLRSADTSPELHLSTCTVLLISPSSAQGISHLQVHLKERNTQELLKVLVEYPFFVQDHGWSSCCPQRTAELYGLSCRQLTEGDVCLALTPTPKQLHRTHSSRVPRAHPLTRAAVGGPCSWHREKMPPPPPPPPLTLHLPTIGPKNARAAEPQTQEPTRPRKRRWSAPDVLPSTGTDKRLMDLPQGSKLMKWQ